Genomic segment of Pseudobdellovibrionaceae bacterium:
TAGCCAACTGACGTGTAGTTTGCGATAGGTCTTGAATGTTCACTTTGGCATTAGAGCCAGTAGCCGTGCTGCCTTTGCTTTTCTTTTTGGTTTTGTCTTTAATTTCGCTGGCAAAAATCCCGTCTTTTTTGAGTTTTAAACGAGCCGCACGAATATTCTCAGCGTCAGTTTGGCCTTTGACCGTGCGTCCCTGTTTGTTGATTCCTTTGTATTCAAAAATCGGCATTTAAAGACGGCTCCTTAGGTGTCTACTTGTGTATTAGCGAGAACCTCTTCGATGGAAGTCACACCTTCCATAGCTTTATTGATCCCATGCTCTCTAAAGGTGATCATTCCGTTTTTAATAGCCTGTTTGCGAATGGTTCCCCCATCTTCACGAGTCATGATCAAGGAACGAATCTCATCATTTACAAGCAAAAATTCTTGAATCAAGGTACGACCTAAATAACCTTTTTGATTGCATTGCGAGCACCCTACGGGACGACAGAACTTGGCCCCTATCACATCAGAACGATTAAGTTCTAAAGAGGTCAGCTCAGCATCTGTAGGTTCATAATGCTCTTTGCAATTAGGGCAAAGAACACGCACCAGACGCTGGGCAATCACACCTAAAAGAGAAGTGGCAATCAGAAAGGGTTCACACCCCATATCAATCAAACGGGGAAACACCCCAGAAGAGTCGTTGGTGTGAATGGTCGAGAGCACTAAGTGACCCGTAAGAGAAGCGTTGATGGAAATTTCTGCGGTTTCAAGGTCACGAATCTCCCCCACCATCACGATGTTAGGGTCTTGACGTAAGATGGCTCTCAGTCCTTGAGCAAAGGTCAGTCCAATGCGGTGATTGACTTGAATCTGACCTACGCCATGAATTCTTTGTTCCACAGGGTCTTCGACTGTGACAATGTTTTTATCCACGGTGTTGATCTTTTGTAAGCAGGAGTAAAGGGTGGTGGACTTCCCCGAACCCGTAGGACCTGTGACCAGCATAATGCCGTAGGTCTTTTGCAGCACCTTATCAATCTGCACCAGCGACTCTTTAGAAAATCCTAATTGATTTAAATCTAAAATCACATTGGACCTGTCTTGCAAACGCATCACGATGCGCTCTCCGAAAGCGGTGGGCACGGTACTTAAACGCACATCAATGTCTTTTCCCGCAAGTTTTAATGGAATCCGACCATCTTGAGGAAGACGCTTTTCTGCAATGTTAAGGTTGGCCATCACTTTAATTCTAGAGGTGATGGCATTTTGCAATTTTTTGGGTGGCTTAAAAATATCAAAGAGCACACCATCAATACGAAACCGCACTACCATGTCTTTTTCGTAGGGTTCGATGTGAATATCTGAAGCCTTTTCTTTGACGGCACGGAACAGTAAAGAGTTGACCAGTTTGATCACAGGCGCGTCGTCTTCGTCAGCATCTAAAAGATCAATCACAGGATCATCAAGATCATACTCTTCTTGAGCAATATCCTCTAAACCTTTGAAGTTAGCCGTACTTTTTTCATAAACTTTGTTGATCGCCTCTTTGATCACAGGGCTTGTGGTCACAATAGATTTTACGGGACGACCAAAGATCACTTTAAGATCATCTAGAACGCGATAGTTTAAAGGATTGGACACCAAAACTTTAATATGTGTCTTCTCGTCTTTAAAAGGTAAAACTTCATGGGTTTTGGCGAAGTTAATAGGAATATCGCGTACAAGATCAGCAGAAATGTCGTTGTACGGAATGTCCTCCATATATTCAAAATTTAATAGACCACAAAGTTGTTTGACTATTTCGTCGGCAGTTTTAAGTGATTTGCCTTCGAGTTCATTAAAGAGAGTTTGCCCATTAGCAAGACGAGTCCTAAATAAGGAGTCTAGCTGTGTTTTATTTAAGCTAGTGCTTCGGAGCAAAATTTGATCAAGGGACATTTTGGCCATAGGGCTATTGTGTCTTAATTCTTCACAAAAGAAAAGCCCCTACATGTGTGACCAGAATGGGACCAAAAAAAAGTAACACGACCATGGTCTGGTGTAACTTAAAACTTTTTTTACTGGCAATAAGTTGGTAATCTATTTGGGAGTGTAATACTAAAGTTTGAGAGAAACTTTTGAGGCTTTAGACATTAACAACGAGGCGCGCATCTTTGAGTAAAACAAAAAGACCTCCTTTTGAAGGACTTTACATTTATATATTTCTTATTCTGCTCGCATTTGTTCTGGCAGATCTTGCTGTCATTCGTATGCAAATGTATTTGGAAGGTCAAAAGTCTCCTGCCACAGGCGCTGGTGCCAGCATGAGAATGGCGGGGGGGCCTAGTCAAAGAACACCCACACCACCTGATAAGTACAGAATCATTCCTGATCGCAACCTTTTCAATGCTGATGGCTTAATTCCTCCTCCTATTGGAGCGGGTGATGGAGGACTTGAGGTTGATAACGAGTCAGGTCCTGTGAAAACAGATTTACCAATTCAATTACTAGGAACCATTGTGCATGCAAACCCCTACAGGTCTATTGCCAGTATGCTTTTGCAAGGAGAGAGTGAACCCGATGCCGTCAAAGTGGGCGATCCTTTAAAGGACTTAGCTGAAGTTTTAGGAATCTTTAGACGACGAGTGGTCTTTAGAAATTTAAAAAATCAACGCTTAGAATACATCGAGATCCCAGAAGATCAGATCATTGCAGAACGCAGTAAAGCTCCGAAGATGCCTGTGATGAATGCAGGTGGACCTAAAATTGATCGCAAGGGCAATGAATTCACAGTGAATCGTATGGATGTGAAAAATCAGTTGGACGATTACATGAGTCTAGCACGTACAGCTCGAGCGGTTCCTCATATTGATCCGCGTACAGGCGAGATGACAGGCTTTAAGATCACACGTATGGCGCCAGGCAGTCTGTTTCAAACTTTGGGATTGCAACCTGGGGATGTGGTCACGGGAGTGAATGGCGAAAACATTTCGTCAGCCAATAAAGCTTTAGAAATTTTTGGAATGTTAAAGAACCAGGTTGATTCTGTGGATAAGGTTTCAATCAGTATTCAGAGAAACGGCAGTAACCAAGAATTGAGTTATAATGTTTCGGATTAGGAGGATCCAATGTTAGCCAAAATGTGGATGTGCGCTCTCAGTGCCATTGTTCTGTTCGTGGGGACAAGTGTGTCTCACGCACAATTTAACGATCCTAATCAATATCGACCAGATACGGAAGAGGCTGCTGTGCCCGTGTCACCAGGTGGTGTACCTCTGAGCCGCGCCCATCCTGAAGACATCACGGATAAAAATTACCCTGATCTGATTGAAAACTTTGATTATCCTGATGTGGACATCAGAGACCTAGTGAAGGTGATGAGTGAACTTACAGGGAAAAACTTTATTGTTGACCCTACGGTGCGCAGTAAAAAGATCACCATCATTGCCCGTTCCCCGATCACTGTGGCTCAAGCCTATAAGGCCTTCTTGTCGGCTTTAGCGATTAACCAGATCACAGTGGTTCCTAGCGGACCTTTTTTAAAAGTGGTCAATGCCAAAGAAGCTCTTAAGGACAGCATTGAGACCTATTCTGGGGCTTACTTTCCGAACTCGGATCAAATGATCACAAAGATCATCAAGCTTCGTTATATTCCCGCCTCAGAGTTAGATAAAAGTTTAAGATCTTTATACTCTAGAGACGGTGACATTAAACCCTATGAACCCACCAATTCTTTAATCATTTCGGATTATGGTTCTAACGTGGATCGTATGGTGAAAATCATTGAACAGCTCGATGTTCCTGGGTTTGAAGAAAAGATGGAAGTGGTCCCGATCTTGTATGCTGTGGCCAAAGATATTGCTGACCTGATCAATGACATCATCAATAAGGGTGAGGGTAACAATAGATTTGGTGCAGGCGGGGGAGTGCCTAGATTCCGTCGAGCAGGAAACCAAACCGACAGTGGAGTTTCAAGTTCTGTGAACCTGTCTTTTGTCACCTCTGATCCACGTACTAACTCAGTGATTGTTGTGGGGAACCAAGAGGGTATTGGAAAAGCGAAAGGTTTGATCAAGCAATTGGACTTCAGTATCAATGCTGATGCCCAAGGTGGAGTGTATGTGTATTACGTGAAGCACTCCAATGCTGAAGACATTGAAAAGACTTTAAGTGGTATTGCTGAGGAGTCTAAAAAAGTTGCAGAAAAAAACACTCCAGGTCGTAACGCTAATAACAATATGATGGTCTTACCAGAAACAGCTCTACCTACATCTTCTGCGGCGATCTTTAAGAATGATGTGGTAATTCGTGCAGATAAAAACACCAACAGTTTGATCATCACGGCTAGCAAGCAAGACTATGAGCGCATTTCAAGCATTCTGTCTAAGATTGATATTCCTAGAGATCAGGTGTTTGTGGAAACCATCATTATGGAAATTGACTTGAACAAAACCCGCGAAATTGGGGTGAGTGCGTTCAACTTGATTCCTGGTGAAAAGCAACCCGATGGCTCACAAAGTATTGTGGCTCGCCAAGGATTCCAAGGAACGACGAATGCTTTAGCTGAGATTTTAGATCCTACGAATAACCCTTCAGGTGGGGGTGTGTTCACCTTTGGCGCTGGGACAGAATTTTTATATAAAGACCTTGCTACAAATAAACTTTTCTCTGTGACCTCTATTCTGGGTTTAGTTAAAATGATTCAGACTTCAAGTATTGGACATGTTTTGTCTACGCCTAAGATTGTGGCTATGGATAACGAGAAGGCCGTGATTGAAGTGGGACAGGAGTTCACCATTAAGAGTGGGACAACAACCATGAACAACATGGTTCAAAACAATATTATTTCTAAGACGGCAACAATCAAACTGGAGATTACACCTTCTATTAACCCAGGTTCAGACAGTGTGCGCTTAAAGCTCAATCAAATTGTCGATCAACCTGGTGGTGTGGATGAAAACGAAAACCGAATCATTGAAAAGAAAGGGATTGAAACCAATATTGTGGTGAACAATTCTGACACCGCCGTGCTTGGGGGACTGATCAATGATGTGGACGCCGTGGTCACCAGTAAAGTTCCTCTGCTTGGAGACATTCCCATTTTAGGTTGGCTCTTTAGATCGCGTAAAGTGACAAGCAGTAAAAAGAACCTTGTGGTGTTCATCACACCTAAGATCGTAAAAAACCCTGCGGTCATGCAAGGTTTAGTCAAAGAAGAGCTTGATAAACGTATTGACTTTATCAAAAAAGAAGCTCGTGGTGTGGATCCTTACGGAGCCAAAGTGGATGAGCTGAGCCGAGTGGCCAACCCCTTAAATCCTAATGACAATTGGGATGGGGAAATTCAAAACACTCCAGACAATACAGACATCCCTTTTGATGAAGGTACTTCTGATGATGGTTATCAAGACGAGGATTTTGAAGACTTCTTTTCTGAATCTCCAGGAGGGGAGTCCTTATAAATCTAGCACTCAACGAAGAGCGTTACTAGATTTTGCGGTAAAGGTTTGATCAGCATCGTTTTTATAAATCTAGCTCTCTGAGAATACGCTTTACTGTAAGCTCTTCAATCCAGAGATTAAAAATTTCACAAGCTTAAGAAGGCCTTTGTTTCAAAGGCCTTCTGTCATATTATGGGTCAAGTAAGAGGTTATAAGAGGGCGACTTAAGCTCTTATTTCAGCCTCAAGATGCTATTTTGGTTGCGGGGAGAAGAACATTGAAGGATACGGCTGTCATATTTGGTGATAAAGTCTTTATGAAGTCCTCTTTGATTCGCCAAAACCTTGTAAGAATTCCAGAAATTTATGACTATTTAAGCAAAGCCCAAAAAGTCTGGGACAGATTACAGGGTGTAAAATCTTTATCTTTTCATAATGCTTTTTATCGTAGCGAAGAGTTTTTTGAATCCCATAAAGAGGTCTTTGATCTTTTGACTGACATTGTTCAACTGGGAATGCTGTGTCGTTTAGAGGCTAAAGGGTTAAAATTCAAATACGTGGTTTCTTCTTTAGATAATACCAAAGCCGATCTGGTGTATTTAAAAAAGTTAAGTTTCGAAGAGATGGTGCAAAAGAGTTCTGCTGTGAAAGCGTATTCTCAAGAAGCACAAAATAAAATCAGACTCATTGGTCTTGCCCCTAGTAAATCCAATCAGTATCGTATTTTTAGAAAATCAGACTGTGGACTTAAATTATTGGAAATCAGCACAGATATAAATCAAATCGTGGAAAGCCATCTTGAAAATGCAGACATTTATAATTTAAGTTTAGGTCACTCTACACAGATTCAAACTCTCTTAGATCAAAACTCTGTTCCGATTTTTGATTTCGCTCAAACAAATGGGCAAATGCCAGAATTCACAGAGAGCTTGATTCTATAACTTTGTTCACAGAGAGCCTCATTCTTTAATTCTGTTTTAAGCAAAAGTGAGTGCCTCAAATTCTGGTGTTGGTGCCAGCCAATAAGATTTTAAAAATTCTGGAGGGTTCTCCTGTGGAGGCAGGATCAAATAAAAATCCATAGGTAGGCCCCCGTACATAAAACACTTTGGCGGACGAGAGATCAAGTTCCCCGCAAAGTGAGTATAGCTGATGATCTCTTTTTTCTTGCGGATAAATTTATATACGTGTCGAAGTAAGGTCTCAAAAATATCCTGATTGGAAGCCTCGATGTTAGACAGATATAAATTGGGAATAGGTTGATTCTTTTTAGGGGGTGGAGTGGCCAAATTGAACCAAGAAAAGAACCTTTGGATATAGTGATAGTTTTCCACTTCAGGGGTGACCTCTAACATGATGTCAGAGCGATAATGATCCAGTTCAAGAGGTAAGAAATGCCCTACAACGTGCTCATTAAAATCCAGTGCAATCCAAAATGAATTGCGATCGTGAGAACCTTGCTCGATCAGTTTTGTGAGTCGGTGTTCATCCCACACTTCTTTTAGCTGACGCCCCAGTTGCTGTCTGTTGGTGAATTCTAAAATCTGTGGAATGTCTGAGAGAGTCGCTTTACGAATATGCACGGACTTCAAAGCTTTGGAACGCCAAGGAATGCGCCCGTGTAGATTGATGTAACTGGCTTTACGCACAAGATAAAAACGAGGCATCTCATCTCGCAATTTGACTGCTTGTCTGAATCTACGAACTTCTGATCTTAAAGAGTGAAATGTAAAAGAAAAAATATATTTGCAGTTATGCTTTTGCATGCTTTCAGTAAACTGCGGTAAAAGATTTTTAGTCCAAAGCAGAGTGGATTTAGCATCGGGTTTGACCCTCATAAAACTGGTGACTCCCACATTTTGCTCTTCACCTTCGATGATCATTTTTTTAAACAACAGAGACCCAACTGCACTCACACTGTCTTCGTGACTTAAATACCATGTTTCATGATCGGGACTGACCATATTTAAAAAATTTTGGTAACCCTGATTGAAGGTGTGTTTGATGCCAATAGGAGGTGGGGGAACCACTTGGTGACTTAAGAACTCTTCCACGCGTTTGTAATCTTCAAATGTCACCGCTTTTCGAATATCCATGAATTTAGTCAGCTCCCCACAATGTTTCGGCCACCTGAGCTTGAAAGTTGATATATCTCGCCAGCACAAAGCAGTAGTCGCTTAAGCGATTGATGTAAGCGATCCATATAGGTTTATGGTCTTCGATGGAATAGATCAGACGTTCCGCGCGTCGACATACAGTGCGGGCGATGTGTGCACTGGCAGCCGCAGGATGTCCACTAGGGAGAATGAAGTTTTTAAGCGCAGGCAGACTTTGATCCATAAGGTCGATCTGTTGCTCTAGGTTTTGGACCAGCGCAGAGGAAAAGTCGGCCAGCTGAAATTTTTGACGATGTTCATCTGTGGCACAAGCAATGTGACTGCCCAATAAAAATAATTCGGATTGAATGCGTTTAAGAAGGTCGTTGATCTCGTGGGGCCACGATGCTGAAGAGGTAGTAGGAGGAGAAGGTGGTGGGGGTGCCACGGATTGTTGCAGCTCACTCCTGACTTTGCCAAGCCAAGAATTAAGCTCATCCACCGTTCCATAGGCTTCAAGTTTGATGTGATTTTTAGGAACTCGGCTTCCACCCAGCAGTGAGGTGGAGCCTTTGTCGCCCGTTTTGGTATAGACTTTCATATTCCGCCTTTTGTTTTTTAACACTGATACTTTTGCTAGCTTACAAAAGTGCCCAAAAACATCAACTTCTAAAGATCATTTTAGCACAAAAGCTCCCATCTTTTAATGACACGCTTCTCAGTCGTGGACCTTGGCTCATTCCATCTTTTCGATCCCCTAAACTTAGTGTAAGGTGACCTAGTTTTAAATTAGAAAACCCCTGTGGGACACGTAGGAAGGTCATGATGAAGGATCTCAGATTATTTTTGTCTTCTCCTCACTCAGGAGAAGCCGTACCTAAAGAAGTCACTTGGTTACAAGATCTAAACGAAACGGTTTTAATGTGTGATGTGGATCGTTATGTCGATCAGCTTTATCGTCCTGTCCTACAAAAATTAGATTTGCCTTTGATCTGTGCACGTTGGCATCGTTATTTTTCTGATGCCAATCGCTTACCTGGGGATGTGGATCAATCTACAGTCAAGGGACATGCAAATCCTGCGGGGACTTTTCCTTCGGGACTCATTTGGCAAGTGACTACAAAAGGCGATGTGCTGGTAAAAGAACCCATTTCGCCTGAGTTCTATGAAAAACTTTTACAGAATTATTATTCTGAATTTCATAATGATGTGAAGGCCAAGTATGCGCAGTTCTTTCAGGATTCTCCAGATGAGAGAGTTTATCATATTGATTTACACAGTATGCCTTCAGTGGGCGAACCCACAGGTCGCATTCATCGAGACCCTGGGGAGCGTCGCAAAGAGATTGTAGTGAGTGATCAAAAGGGTCAAAGTGCGGCTCCTGAATTTGTGAAATTGATTATTGATTCTTACTCGCAAGCAGGATTTGATGTGGGATATAATTGGCCATATTTTGGGGGACGTGTTACCCAAACTTATGGTCAACCCGAGCAAGGACAGCATTGTGTGCAGGTCGAACTGCGTCGTGATTTGTACATGGATGAAAATACAAAACAAAAAAATGAAGGTTTTACTAAGACTCAAGAAAAGTTAGCTCAGGCTATAGAATTAATTTCTCAAGGGATGAAGGATATTTCTTAATGATCAAATGGCTAGAAAAGATTTTTGATTTTATGGCCTCCATTCGATTGGCTGTGGTGGTGATCTTAGGACTGGGTGTGATCTCTGCCATGGGGACCATCTATGAATCTTTGTACGACAGGGTCTATGCACAAAAATTGATTTATCATTCCTTTTGGATGTGGATGGTGTTGGCTCTACTTGCGGTCAATATTACCGCCGTTCTTTTTGATCGCTGGCCATGGAAACGGCATCATGTGGCTTTTGTTCTGGCTCACGTGGGAATTTTGATTTTGTTATTTGGTTCGGTGCTGACTTATGTGTTTGGAATTGATGGCAGCATGATTTTAGAGGTGGGCGGAAAAAATCGTTATGTGCTTTTGCAACAAAATGAGTTTTCTGTTTACACCTCTATGGATGGTAGCGAGTACTCTTTGCTCCACCAAGAGCCTGTGGACTTCTTTCACCATAAATTTTCTAAAGCTCCTTACAAAGTTAAACTCTCTGAAGGCGATCTTGAGGTCCTAGCTTATCATCATTTTGCGATTTCCCAAAGAGACCTTGTGCCTGGACAAGCTTTGCCCGAACAGAGCGTGGAGAGTTATACTCCTGCTGTGCAATTTCTGCTTGAAGGCTCAATGGCCAATCAATCGGGTTGGTTATTTAAAGATCGTAAAAACTTAAAAGATAATTTTCAAATGGGTCCAGCCAGTGTGACTCTTGCGGGTGCCGACTATGAACGTACAGATGAAAATGAAATCATCTTTAGAGCCAAAGGTGATGAGCTGTTCTATGAAGTTTATCAAAAAGATAAGTCTAAACCTACCTCGACAGGAAAATGGCAAGAAGGCCAAGTGATCACCACAGGGTGGATGGATTTTAAAATTCGTGTGCTTAAGTTTTTACCTACAGCAGATGTTCGCACCATCTATACACCGCGCGATACTTATTCAGCCGTAGCCGTGAACGCCATCAAGGTTCGCTATAAAGGTGAAGAGTATGACATTGGGCTAAATGCTCCTTTAAAAATTTTTGAAAAGGACAGAGTCAATGTGATTGTGTGGGGCAGTTTGCGTTAT
This window contains:
- a CDS encoding N-formylglutamate amidohydrolase — protein: MMKDLRLFLSSPHSGEAVPKEVTWLQDLNETVLMCDVDRYVDQLYRPVLQKLDLPLICARWHRYFSDANRLPGDVDQSTVKGHANPAGTFPSGLIWQVTTKGDVLVKEPISPEFYEKLLQNYYSEFHNDVKAKYAQFFQDSPDERVYHIDLHSMPSVGEPTGRIHRDPGERRKEIVVSDQKGQSAAPEFVKLIIDSYSQAGFDVGYNWPYFGGRVTQTYGQPEQGQHCVQVELRRDLYMDENTKQKNEGFTKTQEKLAQAIELISQGMKDIS
- the gspD gene encoding type II secretion system secretin GspD, with the protein product MLAKMWMCALSAIVLFVGTSVSHAQFNDPNQYRPDTEEAAVPVSPGGVPLSRAHPEDITDKNYPDLIENFDYPDVDIRDLVKVMSELTGKNFIVDPTVRSKKITIIARSPITVAQAYKAFLSALAINQITVVPSGPFLKVVNAKEALKDSIETYSGAYFPNSDQMITKIIKLRYIPASELDKSLRSLYSRDGDIKPYEPTNSLIISDYGSNVDRMVKIIEQLDVPGFEEKMEVVPILYAVAKDIADLINDIINKGEGNNRFGAGGGVPRFRRAGNQTDSGVSSSVNLSFVTSDPRTNSVIVVGNQEGIGKAKGLIKQLDFSINADAQGGVYVYYVKHSNAEDIEKTLSGIAEESKKVAEKNTPGRNANNNMMVLPETALPTSSAAIFKNDVVIRADKNTNSLIITASKQDYERISSILSKIDIPRDQVFVETIIMEIDLNKTREIGVSAFNLIPGEKQPDGSQSIVARQGFQGTTNALAEILDPTNNPSGGGVFTFGAGTEFLYKDLATNKLFSVTSILGLVKMIQTSSIGHVLSTPKIVAMDNEKAVIEVGQEFTIKSGTTTMNNMVQNNIISKTATIKLEITPSINPGSDSVRLKLNQIVDQPGGVDENENRIIEKKGIETNIVVNNSDTAVLGGLINDVDAVVTSKVPLLGDIPILGWLFRSRKVTSSKKNLVVFITPKIVKNPAVMQGLVKEELDKRIDFIKKEARGVDPYGAKVDELSRVANPLNPNDNWDGEIQNTPDNTDIPFDEGTSDDGYQDEDFEDFFSESPGGESL
- a CDS encoding cytochrome c biogenesis protein ResB, with product MIKWLEKIFDFMASIRLAVVVILGLGVISAMGTIYESLYDRVYAQKLIYHSFWMWMVLALLAVNITAVLFDRWPWKRHHVAFVLAHVGILILLFGSVLTYVFGIDGSMILEVGGKNRYVLLQQNEFSVYTSMDGSEYSLLHQEPVDFFHHKFSKAPYKVKLSEGDLEVLAYHHFAISQRDLVPGQALPEQSVESYTPAVQFLLEGSMANQSGWLFKDRKNLKDNFQMGPASVTLAGADYERTDENEIIFRAKGDELFYEVYQKDKSKPTSTGKWQEGQVITTGWMDFKIRVLKFLPTADVRTIYTPRDTYSAVAVNAIKVRYKGEEYDIGLNAPLKIFEKDRVNVIVWGSLRYDIGFDMHLQDFSVGRYQGTNRAMTYESTISIDADPQTHVISMNEPFKKNGLTFYQSSFQEDETGRPTHSVLSVNKDPGRSLKYIGSLVIFLGIIMLFWFKDVYFKKKVGEK
- a CDS encoding PDZ domain-containing protein translates to MSKTKRPPFEGLYIYIFLILLAFVLADLAVIRMQMYLEGQKSPATGAGASMRMAGGPSQRTPTPPDKYRIIPDRNLFNADGLIPPPIGAGDGGLEVDNESGPVKTDLPIQLLGTIVHANPYRSIASMLLQGESEPDAVKVGDPLKDLAEVLGIFRRRVVFRNLKNQRLEYIEIPEDQIIAERSKAPKMPVMNAGGPKIDRKGNEFTVNRMDVKNQLDDYMSLARTARAVPHIDPRTGEMTGFKITRMAPGSLFQTLGLQPGDVVTGVNGENISSANKALEIFGMLKNQVDSVDKVSISIQRNGSNQELSYNVSD
- a CDS encoding cob(I)yrinic acid a,c-diamide adenosyltransferase, which codes for MKVYTKTGDKGSTSLLGGSRVPKNHIKLEAYGTVDELNSWLGKVRSELQQSVAPPPPSPPTTSSASWPHEINDLLKRIQSELFLLGSHIACATDEHRQKFQLADFSSALVQNLEQQIDLMDQSLPALKNFILPSGHPAAASAHIARTVCRRAERLIYSIEDHKPIWIAYINRLSDYCFVLARYINFQAQVAETLWGAD
- the gspE gene encoding type II secretion system ATPase GspE; its protein translation is MAKMSLDQILLRSTSLNKTQLDSLFRTRLANGQTLFNELEGKSLKTADEIVKQLCGLLNFEYMEDIPYNDISADLVRDIPINFAKTHEVLPFKDEKTHIKVLVSNPLNYRVLDDLKVIFGRPVKSIVTTSPVIKEAINKVYEKSTANFKGLEDIAQEEYDLDDPVIDLLDADEDDAPVIKLVNSLLFRAVKEKASDIHIEPYEKDMVVRFRIDGVLFDIFKPPKKLQNAITSRIKVMANLNIAEKRLPQDGRIPLKLAGKDIDVRLSTVPTAFGERIVMRLQDRSNVILDLNQLGFSKESLVQIDKVLQKTYGIMLVTGPTGSGKSTTLYSCLQKINTVDKNIVTVEDPVEQRIHGVGQIQVNHRIGLTFAQGLRAILRQDPNIVMVGEIRDLETAEISINASLTGHLVLSTIHTNDSSGVFPRLIDMGCEPFLIATSLLGVIAQRLVRVLCPNCKEHYEPTDAELTSLELNRSDVIGAKFCRPVGCSQCNQKGYLGRTLIQEFLLVNDEIRSLIMTREDGGTIRKQAIKNGMITFREHGINKAMEGVTSIEEVLANTQVDT